A genomic stretch from Hymenobacter psoromatis includes:
- a CDS encoding NAD-dependent dehydratase gives MKIIVTGSLGNISQPLATELVRQGHAVTVFSSSPARRAAIEALGAAAAIGSLEDADFLTATFAGADAVYAMVPPNFAAPDLRGYFQRIGRHYARAIRQAGVPRVVQLSSWGADRDHGTGNILGPHDVEEILAAVPGLALTHLRPTTFYTNYYGFLGIIKNAGFPGANIAGGHRGALVHPRDIAAVAAEELTNPAAAPGRTVRYVASDERTSDEVAHVLGAAIGRPDLHWVEFSDEQMRENLLRNGLPASTADGVVDIYISLRTGQLGEDYERHKPALGQVKLEDFAQEFAAAYQRAGQQ, from the coding sequence ATGAAAATTATTGTTACTGGTTCCCTCGGGAACATCAGCCAGCCGCTGGCCACCGAGCTGGTGCGGCAGGGCCACGCCGTCACGGTTTTCAGCAGCAGCCCCGCCCGGCGGGCTGCCATCGAGGCCCTGGGCGCTGCCGCCGCCATCGGTTCGCTAGAGGACGCGGACTTTTTAACCGCCACCTTCGCCGGGGCCGATGCCGTGTACGCGATGGTGCCGCCCAACTTTGCCGCGCCCGATTTGCGGGGCTATTTCCAGCGCATCGGCCGTCACTACGCGCGGGCCATTCGGCAGGCGGGTGTGCCGCGGGTGGTGCAGCTCAGCAGTTGGGGGGCCGACCGCGACCACGGCACCGGCAATATCCTGGGCCCACACGACGTGGAGGAAATTCTGGCGGCGGTGCCCGGCCTGGCACTGACGCACTTGCGCCCTACCACCTTCTATACCAATTACTACGGGTTTCTGGGCATCATAAAAAACGCCGGCTTCCCGGGGGCCAACATCGCGGGCGGCCACCGGGGAGCGCTGGTGCACCCGCGCGATATTGCCGCCGTCGCCGCCGAAGAGTTGACTAACCCCGCTGCCGCGCCCGGCCGCACCGTGCGCTACGTAGCCAGCGACGAGCGGACCTCCGACGAGGTGGCGCACGTGTTGGGGGCTGCCATCGGTCGGCCCGACCTGCATTGGGTGGAATTTTCGGACGAGCAAATGCGCGAAAATCTCCTTCGGAACGGCCTGCCCGCGAGCACCGCCGACGGCGTGGTGGACATCTACATCAGCCTGCGCACCGGCCAGTTGGGCGAAGACTATGAGCGCCACAAGCCCGCTCTGGGCCAGGTGAAGCTGGAAGATTTTGCTCAGGAGTTCGCGGCCGCCTACCAACGCGCCGGCCAGCAGTAG
- a CDS encoding dihydroneopterin aldolase codes for MGQIALEGLEFFAFHGYYDEEQKIGNKYGIDLYLKTDLHAAGTSDKLAETVNYEVLYRVVLEEMQRPARLLEHLAHRILDRVMQEFGQVRRAEVSVSKFNPPLGGICQRARVTLVRKRKVG; via the coding sequence ATGGGACAAATTGCGCTCGAAGGACTGGAGTTTTTTGCCTTCCACGGCTACTACGACGAGGAGCAGAAAATCGGCAATAAATACGGTATTGACCTGTACCTCAAGACGGACCTGCACGCCGCCGGCACCTCCGACAAGCTGGCCGAAACCGTGAACTACGAGGTGCTCTACCGCGTGGTGCTCGAAGAAATGCAGCGCCCGGCGCGGCTGCTGGAGCACCTGGCTCACCGCATCCTCGACCGCGTGATGCAGGAGTTCGGGCAGGTGCGCCGGGCCGAGGTGAGCGTCTCCAAATTCAACCCGCCGCTGGGTGGCATTTGCCAGCGCGCGCGCGTGACGCTGGTGCGCAAGCGCAAAGTGGGGTAG